The DNA window GAAACACGGCAACCATTCCGACGTTGCGGATGAACTTACTCATGAATGACATATCCTTTGCGATGACCTGATTCGTGAGCTGTCAATATACGCTCATTCCAGCGGCAATTCATCCAGCGCATATTTTGCTGGGCATCCAGTTGCATACATGCCAAAATTACCGCCGCAAGCGCTTCCACAAAAAGGATAACCGAATGAATTTGCCTTCCCTGTCGCAACTGGCTCCGCACGGCACCACCTTGATGGCGCTGACCATCGCCGCTGTGTTGCTGACGCCAGGCCCCACCAACACGCTGCTGTTCCTGGCGGGAAGCCGCGATGGATTCCGCCGTTCGCTGCGTCTGATCGCTGCGGAGTGGGGCGGATACATGATCGCCATCAGCATCTGGTGCGCCTTCCTGGCGCTGGCCGCCGCCGTCGCGCCCTGGGCGCCGACTGTGGCGCGTGCCTGCGCGGCGACCTACATCGCGTACTCGGCCATCAAATTGTGGCGCACCGCGCCCCAGGCCGGCGCCGCCGGCAGCGCGGCCATCGGTCCGCGTGAGTTGTTCTTCGTGACCTTGCTGAATCCGAAGGCGTTCTTCTTCGCCACCGTGGTGTTCCCTCCGCTGGCCGATGGCGTCGCCGCGCTGTCGCAGGCTTACTTGCTGTTCAGTAGCCTGTTGCTGCCAATCGCCGCGCTGTGGATCGCGATGGGCTCGGCCGTGCTGGCCTACCCGAGCGCGACGCCGCGCCAGCCGCTGGTGCATCGCATCGCGGCAGGCGTGCTGCTGGCATTTTCGGGGTCGATGTTCGTTTCGCTGCTGGCATCCGCGCGCTGAGAACCACGCCGGACCAACCGGAATTTTTGCGCGCCCATCCAATCGCGCGCGTTGCTTCTATACTAAAATTGCCGTTCAAAACAAACGCCAATTAACGCTCAATGAGGAGAAACGGGATGATAGATCTGGATCGGCGTAGTCTTGTTCTTGCCGCTGGCGGCGCCTTGGCGGCGACAGCGGTCGGCGCTCCGGTGTGGGCAGCGACGCCCGAACGTAAAGTCGGTTATGCGATAGTCGGCCTGGGTGGTTACGGCCTTGGCGTCATCATTCCGCAGTTCAAAAACTGCCAGCACAGCAAGCTGGTCGCGCTGGTCAGCGGCGATGCTGCCAAGGCCAAGCGCGTAGCGGCCGAGTACGGCGTGCCGGAGTCCGGCATCTACGATTACAAGAGCTACGACAAGCTCAAGGACAATCCCGAGGTCGATGTCATCTACATCTGCCTGCCTGTTTTCATGCACAAGGAATACACGGTCCGTGGCGCCGCCGCCGGCAAACACATCCTGTGCGAGAAGCCGATGGCCTTGTCCGCCGCCGAGTGCGAGGAGATGATCGCGGCGTGCAAAAAAGCGGGCAAGAAATTGATGATCGGCTACCGCAGCCACTTCGAGCCGCATAACCTGGAGGCGATCCGCCGCGCCCGCGCCGGCGAGATCGGCAAGCTGCGTTATTTCCGTTCCGAGCACGGTTTCATGCAGGGCGGCACCTCGTCGTGGCGCTTGAAGAAGGCGATGTCGGGCGGCGGTTCGCTGATGGATATCGGTATCTATGCGCTGCAGGCGGCGCGCTATATGACGGGCGAGGAGCCGATCGCCGTGTACGCCAAGGAAACCACGGATCGCTCCGATCCACGCTTCCGCGAGGTCGAGGACATGATCGAGTTCCAGTTGGAGTTTCCGTCCGGCGTGATCGGTTCGTGCATGTCGATGTACAGCGCGAATCAAAACCATATCTTGCTGATGGGCGAGAAGGGCCGTATCGAGCTGGAGCCGGGAACCCCTTATAACGGACATCGTTTATGGGTCGGGAACGGGCGCAGCAACGAGATCACGCCGCCGCCGGGGCCGGGCAAGACCCAGTTTGCGGGCCAGCTCGACCATATGTCGACCTGCGTGATCGACAACCGCGAGCCTATCGTTCCCGGCGAGGAAGGGCTGCGCGACATGCGCATCATCGAGGCGATTTACAAGTCCGCCCGCGAGCAGAAGCGGATCGTGCTGTAATTTAACCTTCGGCTTTGCGGGCTTCCTCGGCGATCTTGATGTCCAGCATCGAGATCACGAGGTCGTCCTCGGTCAGCAGTTCCTTCAGCGGGAAGCCGTCCTCCATCGCGATCACGGCGCCGGCGGTGACCTTTTCCTCCACCTCGCCGCCCGGCGGGGTGTGCGGCATGAAGGCGAATTGCGGGAACCTCGTTTTGCCGTGCTCGGCGATTTCGTGCAAGGTCCTCGGCGCGGCGCGCAGCAGGCCGTTGCGCACATGATTCTGGCGGTCCTCGCCGCGTTGCTTGAGCATCGCCGTCAGCCGGACGATCTCTTCCGTCAGGCGGTCGGACTCCGCCTGTTGATGGCTGAGCTCGTCATCGCTGAGCGCTTCTTCCCACTGGGTCAGTTTCAGCAGGCCGCGTTTGTGCAAGGTCTGCCGTTGCAGGTCGATCTCGATGGCGGCGGCGCGGCTCTGGTGCGAGTCCAGGTCTTGGGCGATGCTGGCGTCGCCGTTGGCGCGGTGCCATTTGTCGCCGAAGTTGAATACCAGGCCGTCGAAGTAAAAGTACATCGGCAATCCGTTTGCCGGGCCGTATTCCAGAACTTGTTTTGCCGTCATATTCCAGCGGGCAGCCAGTTCCGCCAAAGTCAGTGTCAGGGGTTCTATCGTGGGCATGATGGGCGCTAGTCGAATCGTCAATTATTGGGCGCCATTTTCTCACAGTCGCTTGCATCCCGCGCCAACTTGTTGTGCCGGCGATTACGATTTTGACGTTTTGCCCCGCTGATTTTGCCCAGTCCGGCTATTGTCGACGAAGTCGTTGTTATACTTTCCTGAGAGACAGCGTACGACTGTCCAGACCCAGGAGACGATATGACGGACAGAAGGTTGAAGAAGATAGTGATTGTTGGCGGCGGCACCGCCGGTTGGATGGCGGCCGCGCCCCTTGCCCAGCGGCTGGGCAAGGATTGCGAGATCGTGCTGATCGAGTCGCCCGACATCGCCACCGTCGGCGTCGGCGAGGCGACCCTGCCGACCATCCGCTATTTCAACGCCGCGCTGGGCCTGGACCACGCCGAATTCCTCCGCAAAACCCAGGCCTCGTTCAAGCTGGGGATCGAATTCAAGGATTGGGGCTATATCGGCAACCGTTTCTTCCACGGCTTCGGCGACTTCGGGCCGAAGATAGGGGGCCGTTCGCCGCACATGCACTGGCTGCATCTGGCGCGCGTCGACAAGAACATTCCATCGTATGAGAACTGGTCGATCTCGACGGTGATGTCGCGCAACCACCGCTTCGCGCCGGCCAATCCCGACGATCCGTATTCCTACGGCTTCCACTTCGACGCCGCCCTGTACGCGATCCATCTGCGCGAGTACGCCATCGAGCGCGGCGTGACGCGCATCGAGGCCACCATCAACGACGTCGAGCTGCGCCCCGAGGACGGTTTTATCGCCGCCGTGAAGTTGAAGGACGGCCGCCGCATCGATGGTGATTTCTTCATCGATTGCTCGGGCTTCCGCGGCTTGCTGATCGAGGGCGCGCTCAAGGCCGGCTATGACGACTGGAGCGACCAGCTGCCGTGCAACAGTGCGCTGGCGATGCTGTGCGCCAAGGCCGAGAAGCTGGAACCGTTCACCACCGCCACCGCCAAGGCCGCCGGCTGGCAGTGGCGCATTCCGTTGCAGCACCGCACCGGCAACGGCCACGTCTACAGTAACGCGTTCACCACGGACGAGGAGGCGGCCCGCGTGCTGATCGACGGCCTCGACGGCGCGCCGCTCGACGAGCCACGGCAACTGCGTTTCGTCACCGGGCGGCGCCGCAAATCGTGGATCAAAAACTGCGTGGCCCTCGGCCTGGCGGCCGGCTTCATCGAGCCGCTGGAATCGACCAGCATCAACCTGATCGAGAACGCGGTGGGCAAGCTGATCGAGTGTTTCCCCGATCGCGATTTCCTGCCCGAATCTACCGCCGAGTTCAACCGCTACATGGCGTATCGCTACGAGTCCGTACGCGACTTCATCATCATGCATTACAAGCTGACCCAGCGCACCGATACCGAGTTCTGGCGTTACTGCGCCAACATGCCGATCCCGGACAGCGTGCGGCACCAGATCGAGCTGTTTCGCGAAACCGGCAGGGTGGTCATCTACGATCACGACGGTTTCGGCGATCCGTCGTTCATCTCGATGTTGCTGGGACTGGGCGTGGTGCCGAAGGCCGACGATCCGTTTGTTGCCGCCATCGACAGGGATGCTTTGCAAGCCCATATGGCGGGCGTGCGCGCGGACATCATTAAAAAGGTGTCCGCCATGCCGTACGTCGGCGATTACCTCGCGCGCGCCGTCGCCAAGTAAAGCCGGCCGATGTTCAACGCAGCGGCTTGCGCATGAAGATGGTCGCCTGCGGATTGTCGTTGTAGCGTTCGCAGCGTTCATAGCCCAGCTGGTCGTACAGCCTGATCGCCGCGTGCAGGTCGTCCTTGGTGTCGAGATACACGGCGGTGTGGCCGGCTTGCGCGGCGTGGTCTTCCAGCGCACGCATCAGCGCCTGAGACAGGCCGCGCCGGCGGTAGCGGTCGGAAACATAGAGGCGTTTGCATTCGACCGCGCCGCCACCGGCGATATCGGCAAGCGGCCGCATCGCCACGCAGCCTGCCGGGGCGCCGTCGACATACGCGATCCACATCGCCGAATTAGCGTCGTCGAGGAAGGCGCGGATGGCGTCGTCGTCGTCGCGCAGCACCACGCCGATGACGTCGAAGTATTCGTACAACAAGTGGCGTGCGTCGTTCAGTTGCGCGGCCGTGGCGCGCACAAGGTGCGTGGCCGGCGGCGACAGGATTTCCCGCACCTTGCTCATCGCCGCCAGCAACTCGGCGCGCTGCGCCTCGCCCAGCTGGTCCAGCATGCGCACCGTTTCCGACGAGACGCGGTGATTGATGTCGGCGATCACGGCCTGGCCGTTGGCGGTCAGGCTCAGCAAGGTAGCGCGCTTGTCCTGCGCCGACCGCACCCCCTCGACCAGTCCGCGTTCGGTCAGCGAGCGCACCATGCGGCTCATGTAGCCGGCGTCCAGGCCGAGCTTGGTGCGCAGATGGTTGGCGGTGCAGCCCGGACTTTGCGACAGTTCGTACATCATCCGGCTTTCGCTGAGCGAGTAGTCGGTGTCGAGGTAGCGCCCGCGCAGCAATCCCAGATGCACCGTGTAAAACCGATTGAATTGCCTTACCACCTCGGCCTGTTGCTGCATGTGCTGATCCATACCACTCCGTTCGGTTGATTTGGTTGCCTTTGGCAAGTACTTCGAGAGACTATAGCGCCGTTGTGCCGTGCGGTCAACATGGCGCGCGGGGCAGGCGGTAAAATGGCGCCTTCCCCATAGCGGAGTAGCGAAGATGATGTTTCTTAAAGTTCCGTTTGCGGAAAAAGACGAGGCCAAGGCGCTGGGCGCGCGTTGGAACGGCGAACGCAAATCCTGGTACGTGCCGGACGGTAAGCCGACCGAGGCGTTCGAACGCTGGCTGCCGCCGGGCGGCGCCGACTTCGTGCCGGCCAAGGCCGCCGCGGCCCCCAAGGCCAAGCCGGCCTCGGTGGACTCCTATGTCGGCAAATCGGTGATCGGCAAGCTGTATCAGGAATTGCCGCACGACTGCAATCCGTTCGAGGTGTGCCCGGTCTGCGCGCCGGCCCTGGCCACGTCCGGCTGGCAGGCCGCGCACGAGGATGTGGCGAAGTTGTTGGTCGGTTTGCGCGGCTGATACCGTTTTCATTTCAATGGTTAAGCTGAAACTGTTGAGATAGTGACCACACGCGGGATCGATCTGTTCTAGAATACTGATGAGATTCACCCACCTGAAGCCGCCGATGAACAGTCACACGATGCCGCCAGTTTTTCGCACTGAAGACGGGCCGGTCACACCGGTCGCCAGCTTCAAGCAACCCGCCGATATCTTTGAAGCGCTGTTTCAAAGCATACAAGGCGGTGAAAAGCATGTGCGGCCGCTGCTGGACCTGGTGCCCGATTCCCGCTTTCTCGGTTTTATCGAGGTCGGTTACGCGCTGCGCGCCTGCCTGGAAGATAAATCACGCCGCGATTACCTGCTGAAGCGCCTGCGCCCCCATCTGGGCGTGATGATCGGCACTTTGCCGGCGAGCATACAGCCGCACGGCATGCTGCCCAAACAACCGGCGCCGCCCGGCTTCCGCGATCTGCAACAGATCAGCGACGACGAAATCCGCGCCTGGCTGATCGAAGACGGCGGCCTGATCTACGGCGAATTCGCCCGTTACGAGCTCGATAACCTGTTCGACGCGATCGCGCCGTCGATACGCCCCGGCGGCGTCATGGTCGATCTCGGTAGCGGCCTGGGCAAAGTGGTGATGTCGGCGGCGCTGGCGTTTCCCTTCCAGCGCTGCATCGGTGTCGAATGCATGGGCTACCGCCATCGGATGGCCCAGCAGCGCCTGCACAATCTGCTGGTGCTGGCCGAGCGCGGCGTGGCGCACCTGCCGGCGCCGCTCACTCCCGACGCCCCGTTGACCCTGCCTTTCGGCGAGGCGACCACCGGCAACCACCTGCTCGACCTCGCATCGCGGATCGCCTTTGTCGAAAGCGACATGTTCAAGGTGGACGTGCGCGGCGCCAGCCTGGTGTTCTTGTACAGCACCTGTTTCGGTCCGCTGATGGACGCCCTTGCCGACAAACTGGCGCGCGAGCTGCAAGAGGGCGCGCTGGTGACGACCACCACCTACGCGCTCAAGCATCCCGCTTTCACACTGCTGCATTACTTCCCGGCCGGCACGGTCGCCTGGACCAACGTGATGCTCTATAAGCGCACCGGCACCCTGGAGTCGCTGCCGCCGGCGGACATCACGCACCCGCACCAGCCCGACCCGGCCGAGTGGGAAGCGCGCGCGCGCCAGGACCTGGACGCCATGGACGCGCGGGCGGGCATAGCTTAGGCCCCCTGAAGCAACCATTTGCGCGCGGTCGCGACGATATTGTCCGACAGCGTGCGGGTGAATGGCGTCTGGATATCCCAGATGTGCCACGTCAGCGGCACGTCCAGCACGTGGCCAGGCGCCAAATCCACCAGTGCTCCGGCCTTGAGCTGCGCCTCGCACTGCAACAGCGGCAGCATGCCATAAGCGAATCCCGCTTCGAGGAAGCGCACAAAACCTTCCGAACTGGACAAAGAGTGATGCGGCACCCGCCCCGTATAGCCGGTGCACTGCGCGATAAAGCGTGTTTGCAACGCGTCCTTGCGGTCGAAATGCAAACTTGGCGCGTGCCGCACCGCCTCGGCCGTAAATCCGTCCGGGAACCAGCGCGCTGCGAAGGCTGGACTGCCGACGCACAGATACCGCATCGCTCCCAGCGGCGTGGCCGAAGTGCCGGCTACTTGTGCGGTTTCGCTCGTAACGCAGCCGAAAACACGCCCTTCGCGCAGCATCGTCATCGTGTGGTCCTGGTCGTCCAAGCGGATCTGCAACATGCAATCACCCGTACTCATCAACGGAGCCACCGCTTCCTGCAGCCAGGTGGCGGCGCTATCGGCGTTGATGGCGATCGCGATCTCCGGCCGGGCCGGAGCGCCGGGGCCTGCGTGCGGAAACTCAGTCAGGGCCGCCTCCAGCAGTTGCACTTGG is part of the Oxalobacteraceae bacterium OTU3CAMAD1 genome and encodes:
- a CDS encoding LysE family transporter; protein product: MNLPSLSQLAPHGTTLMALTIAAVLLTPGPTNTLLFLAGSRDGFRRSLRLIAAEWGGYMIAISIWCAFLALAAAVAPWAPTVARACAATYIAYSAIKLWRTAPQAGAAGSAAIGPRELFFVTLLNPKAFFFATVVFPPLADGVAALSQAYLLFSSLLLPIAALWIAMGSAVLAYPSATPRQPLVHRIAAGVLLAFSGSMFVSLLASAR
- a CDS encoding Gfo/Idh/MocA family oxidoreductase codes for the protein MIDLDRRSLVLAAGGALAATAVGAPVWAATPERKVGYAIVGLGGYGLGVIIPQFKNCQHSKLVALVSGDAAKAKRVAAEYGVPESGIYDYKSYDKLKDNPEVDVIYICLPVFMHKEYTVRGAAAGKHILCEKPMALSAAECEEMIAACKKAGKKLMIGYRSHFEPHNLEAIRRARAGEIGKLRYFRSEHGFMQGGTSSWRLKKAMSGGGSLMDIGIYALQAARYMTGEEPIAVYAKETTDRSDPRFREVEDMIEFQLEFPSGVIGSCMSMYSANQNHILLMGEKGRIELEPGTPYNGHRLWVGNGRSNEITPPPGPGKTQFAGQLDHMSTCVIDNREPIVPGEEGLRDMRIIEAIYKSAREQKRIVL
- a CDS encoding tryptophan 7-halogenase, producing MTDRRLKKIVIVGGGTAGWMAAAPLAQRLGKDCEIVLIESPDIATVGVGEATLPTIRYFNAALGLDHAEFLRKTQASFKLGIEFKDWGYIGNRFFHGFGDFGPKIGGRSPHMHWLHLARVDKNIPSYENWSISTVMSRNHRFAPANPDDPYSYGFHFDAALYAIHLREYAIERGVTRIEATINDVELRPEDGFIAAVKLKDGRRIDGDFFIDCSGFRGLLIEGALKAGYDDWSDQLPCNSALAMLCAKAEKLEPFTTATAKAAGWQWRIPLQHRTGNGHVYSNAFTTDEEAARVLIDGLDGAPLDEPRQLRFVTGRRRKSWIKNCVALGLAAGFIEPLESTSINLIENAVGKLIECFPDRDFLPESTAEFNRYMAYRYESVRDFIIMHYKLTQRTDTEFWRYCANMPIPDSVRHQIELFRETGRVVIYDHDGFGDPSFISMLLGLGVVPKADDPFVAAIDRDALQAHMAGVRADIIKKVSAMPYVGDYLARAVAK
- a CDS encoding helix-turn-helix domain-containing GNAT family N-acetyltransferase → MDQHMQQQAEVVRQFNRFYTVHLGLLRGRYLDTDYSLSESRMMYELSQSPGCTANHLRTKLGLDAGYMSRMVRSLTERGLVEGVRSAQDKRATLLSLTANGQAVIADINHRVSSETVRMLDQLGEAQRAELLAAMSKVREILSPPATHLVRATAAQLNDARHLLYEYFDVIGVVLRDDDDAIRAFLDDANSAMWIAYVDGAPAGCVAMRPLADIAGGGAVECKRLYVSDRYRRRGLSQALMRALEDHAAQAGHTAVYLDTKDDLHAAIRLYDQLGYERCERYNDNPQATIFMRKPLR
- a CDS encoding DUF5710 domain-containing protein, with the translated sequence MMFLKVPFAEKDEAKALGARWNGERKSWYVPDGKPTEAFERWLPPGGADFVPAKAAAAPKAKPASVDSYVGKSVIGKLYQELPHDCNPFEVCPVCAPALATSGWQAAHEDVAKLLVGLRG
- a CDS encoding histone methylation protein DOT1-like protein, whose amino-acid sequence is MRFTHLKPPMNSHTMPPVFRTEDGPVTPVASFKQPADIFEALFQSIQGGEKHVRPLLDLVPDSRFLGFIEVGYALRACLEDKSRRDYLLKRLRPHLGVMIGTLPASIQPHGMLPKQPAPPGFRDLQQISDDEIRAWLIEDGGLIYGEFARYELDNLFDAIAPSIRPGGVMVDLGSGLGKVVMSAALAFPFQRCIGVECMGYRHRMAQQRLHNLLVLAERGVAHLPAPLTPDAPLTLPFGEATTGNHLLDLASRIAFVESDMFKVDVRGASLVFLYSTCFGPLMDALADKLARELQEGALVTTTTYALKHPAFTLLHYFPAGTVAWTNVMLYKRTGTLESLPPADITHPHQPDPAEWEARARQDLDAMDARAGIA
- a CDS encoding LysR family transcriptional regulator ArgP, which codes for MSRIDYRGLAALDAVIDYGSFDKAAAALSITQSAVSQRIRMLENSAGELLIVRSQPPVATEAGQRLIAHYRQVQLLEAALTEFPHAGPGAPARPEIAIAINADSAATWLQEAVAPLMSTGDCMLQIRLDDQDHTMTMLREGRVFGCVTSETAQVAGTSATPLGAMRYLCVGSPAFAARWFPDGFTAEAVRHAPSLHFDRKDALQTRFIAQCTGYTGRVPHHSLSSSEGFVRFLEAGFAYGMLPLLQCEAQLKAGALVDLAPGHVLDVPLTWHIWDIQTPFTRTLSDNIVATARKWLLQGA